One genomic window of Punica granatum isolate Tunisia-2019 chromosome 1, ASM765513v2, whole genome shotgun sequence includes the following:
- the LOC116193252 gene encoding uncharacterized protein At4g14342 isoform X1 has product MQASDRFNINSQLEHLQAKYVGTGHADLNRFEWAVNIQRDSYASYVGHYPILAYFAIAENESIGRERYNFMQKMLLPCGLPPEREDD; this is encoded by the exons ATGCAG GCCAGTGACAGGTTTAATATCAATTCCCAGCTCGAGCATCTCCAGGCTAAATATGTTGGAACTGGGCATGCGGACTTGAATAGATT TGAGTGGGCGGTGAACATCCAGCGTGATAGCTATGCATCATATGTTGGCCACTATCCGATACTGGCCTATTTTGCCATCGCTGAAAATGAATCAATTGGAAGAGAACGGTACAATTTCATGCAG AAAATGCTATTGCCATGTGGTCTGCCCCCTGAGAGAGAGGACGACTGA
- the LOC116193252 gene encoding uncharacterized protein At4g14342 isoform X2, with the protein MQASDRFNINSQLEHLQAKYVGTGHADLNRFEWAVNIQRDSYASYVGHYPILAYFAIAENESIGRERYNFMQKMLLPCGLPPEREDD; encoded by the exons ATGCAGGCCAGTGACAGGTTTAATATCAATTCCCAGCTCGAGCATCTCCAGGCTAAATATGTTGGAACTGGGCATGCGGACTTGAATAGATT TGAGTGGGCGGTGAACATCCAGCGTGATAGCTATGCATCATATGTTGGCCACTATCCGATACTGGCCTATTTTGCCATCGCTGAAAATGAATCAATTGGAAGAGAACGGTACAATTTCATGCAG AAAATGCTATTGCCATGTGGTCTGCCCCCTGAGAGAGAGGACGACTGA